In Mycolicibacterium mucogenicum DSM 44124, the following are encoded in one genomic region:
- a CDS encoding cysteine hydrolase family protein — translation MTSVAVPAAPTPFTLTAGQTALIVIDMQRDFLLPGGFGESLGNDVDQLLKVVPPLAALLAAARAAGVMVIHTREGHEPDLSDCPPAKLNRGAPSKRIGDPGKYGRILIRGEYGHDIVDELAPIDGELVIDKPGKGAFYATGLQDALTDAGITQLLVTGVTTEVCVHTTTREANDRGYECLVVSDCVGSYFPEFQRVGLQMIAAQGGIFGWVADTAAVIPALQQLAAPSPSAV, via the coding sequence ATGACGTCCGTCGCGGTACCGGCCGCACCGACACCGTTCACGCTGACCGCCGGTCAGACCGCGCTGATCGTCATCGACATGCAGCGTGATTTCCTGCTGCCCGGCGGCTTCGGCGAGAGCCTCGGCAACGACGTCGACCAGCTGCTCAAGGTGGTGCCACCGCTGGCGGCGCTGCTCGCCGCGGCCCGCGCGGCCGGCGTCATGGTCATCCACACCCGCGAGGGCCACGAACCCGACCTGTCGGACTGCCCGCCCGCCAAGCTCAATCGCGGTGCGCCGTCGAAGCGCATCGGGGACCCCGGCAAGTACGGGCGCATCCTGATCCGCGGCGAATACGGTCACGACATCGTTGACGAGCTGGCCCCTATCGACGGCGAGTTGGTGATCGACAAGCCCGGCAAAGGCGCCTTCTACGCCACCGGGCTGCAGGACGCGCTGACCGATGCGGGCATCACGCAGCTGCTCGTCACCGGTGTCACCACCGAGGTGTGCGTGCACACCACCACCCGCGAAGCCAACGACCGCGGCTACGAGTGCCTCGTCGTATCCGATTGCGTCGGTTCATATTTCCCGGAGTTCCAGCGCGTGGGCCTGCAAATGATCGCCGCGCAGGGCGGCATCTTCGGCTGGGTCGCGGACACCGCGGCCGTCATTCCGGCACTGCAACAACTCGCCGCCCCATCACCTTCCGCGGTTTAG
- a CDS encoding allophanate hydrolase: MGSDVHGFATGPTIGPSVAEILASHAGGTGSPVKTAARVADAIAARGDDGTWLSVVPREELLAAAAEIENRPGARTLPLYGVPFGVKDSIDVAGVPTTLSCPDYAYVAERTAPAVQRLLDAGALYVGKTNLDQFATGLNGTRTPYTVPRSVYGGGLISGGSSSGSALAVALGQVPFAVATDTAGSGRVPAALNGVVGFKPSRGLISTVGLVPACKSLDCLSVMAGCIDDVDRVFDVLAARDDADAWSRDRGPRHGGGPIRVGLPPIAELEFFGDEAMRAAHLSFREHLERLADIVEVSLAPFLAAGALLYQGPWVAERLVEFGDFLAAQPDSIHPVVRDIFRSGLNYTAVDAFAALQKLQELKAEVGRLWQTMDVLVVPTIGTTFTVEQVQANPINCNTMLGHYTHFGNLLDLLGVAVPLGTTSDGRPYSAMLLGNALSDDTALTLAARILDEPRATTEVAAAAVTELA, encoded by the coding sequence ATGGGTTCTGATGTGCACGGGTTCGCCACCGGTCCGACGATCGGCCCGTCGGTGGCCGAAATCCTGGCTTCGCACGCCGGCGGCACCGGCTCCCCGGTCAAGACCGCGGCCCGCGTCGCCGATGCGATAGCCGCCCGCGGGGACGACGGCACCTGGTTGTCCGTCGTGCCGCGCGAGGAGCTGCTGGCGGCCGCAGCCGAGATCGAGAACCGGCCCGGCGCACGTACGCTGCCGCTGTACGGCGTGCCGTTCGGCGTAAAAGACAGCATCGACGTCGCCGGGGTGCCCACGACCCTGTCCTGCCCGGACTACGCGTACGTCGCCGAGCGGACCGCGCCGGCGGTGCAACGCCTGCTCGACGCGGGTGCGCTCTACGTCGGCAAGACCAACCTCGACCAGTTCGCCACCGGCCTCAACGGCACCCGGACGCCCTACACGGTGCCGCGCAGCGTCTACGGCGGTGGCCTCATCTCGGGCGGGTCCAGTTCGGGCTCCGCGCTGGCCGTCGCCCTGGGCCAGGTGCCGTTCGCGGTGGCCACCGACACCGCCGGGTCCGGGCGGGTCCCCGCCGCCCTCAACGGCGTGGTGGGTTTCAAACCGTCCCGCGGACTGATCAGCACCGTCGGACTGGTACCGGCGTGCAAATCGCTGGACTGCCTCAGCGTGATGGCGGGCTGCATCGACGACGTGGACCGGGTGTTCGACGTGCTGGCCGCCCGCGACGACGCCGACGCCTGGTCGCGCGACCGGGGACCGCGTCACGGCGGCGGTCCGATCCGGGTCGGCCTGCCGCCGATCGCCGAGCTGGAGTTCTTCGGCGACGAGGCCATGCGCGCGGCGCATCTGAGTTTCCGTGAACACCTCGAGCGCCTGGCCGACATCGTCGAGGTGTCACTGGCACCGTTCCTCGCCGCGGGCGCCCTGCTCTACCAGGGCCCGTGGGTCGCCGAGCGGCTCGTCGAGTTCGGTGATTTCCTTGCTGCGCAACCCGATTCGATCCACCCCGTGGTGCGGGACATCTTCCGCAGCGGGCTGAACTACACCGCGGTGGACGCGTTCGCCGCCCTGCAGAAACTGCAGGAGCTCAAAGCCGAGGTGGGCCGCCTCTGGCAGACCATGGACGTCCTCGTGGTGCCGACCATCGGAACCACCTTCACCGTCGAGCAGGTGCAGGCGAACCCGATCAACTGCAACACGATGCTGGGCCACTACACGCACTTCGGCAATCTGCTCGATCTGCTGGGCGTCGCGGTCCCGCTCGGCACGACCAGTGACGGCCGGCCCTACAGCGCGATGCTGCTGGGCAACGCCCTGTCGGACGACACCGCGCTGACGCTGGCCGCGCGCATCCTCGACGAGCCCCGCGCGACGACCGAGGTCGCCGCGGCGGCGGTCACGGAGCTCGCATGA
- a CDS encoding MTH1187 family thiamine-binding protein yields MIVAFSVSPMGGDESGGVAAAVAAAVRVVRESGLPNETNAMFTNIEGEWDEVMAVVKRAVEAVAAVSPRVSLVLKADIRPGYTGQLTAKVQRIEDELGA; encoded by the coding sequence GTGATTGTTGCCTTCAGCGTCAGCCCGATGGGTGGCGACGAGTCCGGCGGTGTCGCCGCGGCCGTCGCCGCAGCCGTGCGGGTGGTGCGCGAGTCCGGCCTGCCCAACGAGACCAACGCGATGTTCACGAACATCGAAGGTGAGTGGGACGAGGTGATGGCCGTGGTCAAACGAGCCGTGGAGGCCGTGGCGGCGGTGTCCCCACGCGTCAGCCTGGTCCTCAAGGCCGACATCCGGCCCGGCTACACCGGCCAGCTGACCGCGAAGGTCCAGCGCATCGAGGACGAACTCGGCGCCTAG